Proteins co-encoded in one Hyalangium ruber genomic window:
- a CDS encoding GNAT family N-acetyltransferase has protein sequence MILDTDRLILRELTLEDAPFILELVNEPSWLRFIGDRGVRDLDGARAYLQKGPLVMYASHGFGLYRVERKEDGTLMGMCGLIKREGLPHADIGFAFFPRFWGQGYAREAASAVLSHSRTKLGLEHVLAIVDPDNQSSIKLLETLGFRFQRMVRMPGATADIRLYELHQPQQGPQAS, from the coding sequence ATGATTCTCGATACGGACCGGCTGATTCTTCGCGAGCTCACGCTCGAGGACGCACCCTTCATTCTCGAACTGGTCAACGAGCCCTCGTGGCTGCGGTTCATCGGCGACAGGGGAGTGAGAGATCTCGACGGTGCCCGCGCCTACCTCCAGAAGGGGCCCCTCGTCATGTACGCCAGCCACGGCTTCGGGCTGTACCGGGTCGAGCGGAAGGAGGACGGCACGCTCATGGGCATGTGTGGCCTGATCAAGCGCGAGGGCCTACCGCATGCGGATATCGGCTTCGCGTTCTTCCCCCGCTTCTGGGGGCAGGGCTACGCGCGAGAGGCGGCGAGCGCCGTGCTCTCCCACAGCAGGACGAAGTTGGGGCTGGAGCACGTCTTGGCGATCGTGGACCCCGACAATCAAAGCTCGATCAAGCTTCTCGAGACGCTGGGCTTCCGGTTCCAACGAATGGTGCGGATGCCTGGAGCCACCGCGGATATCCGGCTGTACGAACTCCACCAGCCCCAACAGGGCCCCCAGGCGTCCTAG
- a CDS encoding S8 family peptidase: MSNSRKALGVLSWLVLAACGPEANLPSVGSAEALSTSPQLIRAEHPIRDQYVVVLAQPPEGVTTQSVSSMATTLAARHGGQVLQVYERALRGFAVRMTEEQALALARNPAVASVEEDGLVQVDFVQSPPGNVGKDRIDQRNLPLDNQYTYFGTGVGTHAYVISTGIRTTHTEFGGRATGDFTVISDGNGASDCNGVGTHWAAVIGGNTYGVARSTRLHSVRVLNCTGTGTTSGVITGVDWVTANHIKPAVALLGLSGPASAALDAAVNNSIAAGVTYVASAGSSGGDSCTQSPARIPAVLTVGSSSATDTVSSFSGTGSCVDLFAPGANIISAWHTNDTAVSNISGSVGAAFGAGAAALWLEVVPSATPAAVNSAIISNATTGVLTPPPTPPTPNRLLYTGFIGSRLRAGTPVSDISNPQADVRYFRLEVPVGTTQLTFSTSGGTGDVDLYVKAGTLPSTSTYDCAPFITGNAETCILNAPTPGTWYVMLHGFAPFSAVSLTSTVTQ, from the coding sequence ATGAGCAACTCACGGAAGGCCCTGGGGGTACTGTCCTGGCTGGTTCTGGCCGCATGTGGTCCTGAGGCGAACCTGCCCTCGGTAGGGAGCGCTGAAGCGCTGAGCACCAGCCCCCAGCTCATCCGTGCCGAGCACCCCATCCGAGACCAGTACGTGGTCGTGCTCGCGCAGCCGCCCGAGGGCGTGACGACCCAAAGCGTGTCCTCGATGGCGACCACGCTCGCGGCCCGTCATGGCGGACAGGTGCTCCAGGTCTACGAGAGGGCCTTGCGTGGCTTCGCGGTGCGCATGACGGAGGAGCAGGCGCTCGCGCTCGCCCGCAACCCGGCGGTGGCCTCCGTGGAAGAGGATGGCCTGGTGCAGGTCGACTTCGTCCAGTCCCCTCCGGGCAACGTGGGGAAGGACCGCATTGATCAGCGCAACCTGCCGCTCGACAACCAGTACACCTACTTCGGCACCGGCGTGGGCACCCACGCCTATGTCATCAGCACGGGCATCCGCACGACCCATACGGAGTTCGGTGGCCGGGCCACCGGCGACTTCACCGTCATCTCCGACGGCAATGGCGCAAGCGACTGCAACGGTGTCGGCACCCACTGGGCCGCGGTCATCGGTGGCAACACGTACGGCGTGGCCCGGAGCACCCGCTTGCACTCGGTGCGCGTGCTGAACTGCACGGGCACGGGCACCACCTCCGGTGTCATCACCGGCGTGGACTGGGTGACCGCCAACCACATCAAGCCGGCCGTGGCGCTGCTCGGGCTCAGCGGCCCCGCCAGCGCCGCGCTGGACGCGGCCGTCAACAACTCGATCGCCGCTGGCGTCACCTATGTGGCGTCCGCCGGCAGCAGCGGCGGGGATTCATGCACGCAATCTCCGGCCCGCATCCCCGCGGTCTTGACCGTGGGCTCCTCCTCCGCCACGGATACGGTGAGTTCCTTCTCGGGCACTGGCAGCTGCGTGGACCTGTTCGCGCCAGGTGCCAACATCATCTCGGCCTGGCACACCAACGACACGGCCGTCTCCAACATCAGCGGCTCGGTGGGCGCGGCCTTCGGCGCGGGCGCTGCTGCGCTCTGGCTGGAGGTCGTCCCTTCGGCCACGCCCGCGGCGGTGAACTCGGCGATCATCAGCAACGCCACCACCGGAGTGCTGACGCCGCCTCCCACGCCGCCCACCCCGAACCGGCTGCTGTACACGGGCTTCATCGGCTCGCGGCTGAGGGCAGGTACCCCCGTCAGCGACATCTCCAACCCGCAGGCGGATGTGCGCTACTTCCGGCTGGAGGTTCCGGTGGGCACCACGCAGCTGACCTTCAGCACCAGCGGTGGGACAGGCGATGTGGACCTGTATGTCAAAGCCGGAACGCTGCCCTCCACCAGCACCTATGACTGCGCTCCCTTCATTACCGGCAACGCGGAGACCTGCATCCTCAACGCTCCGACACCGGGGACCTGGTACGTCATGCTCCACGGCTTTGCTCCATTCTCGGCCGTGTCGCTGACGAGCACTG